A window of Pyrus communis chromosome 3, drPyrComm1.1, whole genome shotgun sequence genomic DNA:
CATCAGTTTAACATAGCAAAATCCTTCGGTGTTGGAACTTCTAGGACGGCTCAGAACTTAGGCGGAGTGCAGCCTGAAGTAGTGATTCGTCAGATTTGTACATTCATCCAACAAAGAGGCGGAAGTACCGATTCTTCAACCATTGTGCAGCATTTCAAGGACAGAATACCATCAAGGGATCTTCCCTTGTTTAAGAATCTTCTGAAGGATATAGCCAAACTGGAGAAAAACCAAAACGGAGCAGTTTGGGTTCTTAAGCCAGAGTTTGATCATTAGTAATCTCAACCGTCAGTTCATTGCTCGAAAGTGCTGATTAATTTCAACCTTTACCATTGTTAATATCTTTTGTAAGATATATTTTATCTGTACAGTAATTTGTGGAGTTCTGATAATTTACTCGTTCCACCGAGATATTCTAGAATTCATACaaccgaccccacttagtgggataagagTTTGTTGTTATTATTGTTGATAATTTACTCGTTCCATTTAACAATGTTAGGTCAACTAGCCAAGTTTCGAGTTTGAATCTTCCTTCCATAAATTGAAATAGTTTagagagtaaattgtagcaatggtccctcaacgttaatctaattggagcaatgatctctcaactaaaaatccattactattagtctctcaactcatcaaaatgtgtagctatgatcATTTCCGTCAACTTcattaaaattttgtcaaaatgagttatgtcgGAAGGacaattgctacaattgggatctctcaactcatcaaaacgtttAGCTATGGTCCTTTTCTTCAACTTCGTCAGACATttatcaaaatgagttatgttggaagaaccattgctacaattatgTTATGTTGGCATAACCATTGCTACATttatcaaaatgagttatgttggaagaaccattgctacaattgggttaaaattgagggattattgctacaattgggttataATCGAGAAACCATTTCTCtaattagattaaagttgagggaccagtggtaatgaatttttagttgagagaccatagCTGCATGTTTTGATAAATTAAGAGACCAATgaccaatggtaatagattttcaattaaaagaccattactccaattaagttaaagttaGAGGACcgttactacaatttactctagtTTCGAATATTGCGCTGTGAAAAAGACTGTTCCCCCGAAAGAGCCATGGAAAAATTATGGACTTTTATTCTAGTAGTAACCCGCAAGGCACTCTGAGATAATTATCCCTCAACTCTAGTGGAAAGGAGGCCACAACAAAAACCACTTGATacagtaaagaaaaagacaatTACTTTGAGTTTTGGCAAGATATGTTTCAAGTTTTCGACGAAAATGACAGGGGAGTGATTTTCACACGTCCGTTCTCTCTTTTGCGCTCCTCCCCTTCGTTAATGGGCAGACGGCACTGTTATTACAAAATTAATGAACCAAAAATGACCAACTAACTTATTTTAGTCGACCAGAGTGTCAAATTGCATAATGCAAGTACTAAAATCCATCCAGGAACAAACAACAGAGAAAATAGCAAATGAAATAGATAAGGCACATTTCTCTATTATATAGAAGCAAAAACATGAAACTGTAAGTTGACAAAGAGCCGGCACAATGAACAAAAGAAGCTCGAAAATATATTGCGGGGAAACACACATATGGAAGTATTTGGTACCTCGTGCTTTCTTTCCTTTCTCACATATTCCTTCCTCTCACTCCTTTTTCCtcaaaaaaggtgaaaaaaaaatcaaatgaagacCTCGATGATAATTAACAGATGCTCACACAATCAGAAAGCCGCCCATCCTGCTGCACTTGTCTTTGTCGAGCCTGATCCGGTCGTGGGGGGAAGATTCCTCTGGAAATGAATCATAAGAAAATGCATCAGTAATCAGAATTATGGAAAAAGGGTTCTCCAAGAGGCAACGATAAGTAAAATGTCCATAGCACTGACAGAGTTTGCATCTTTTTCCTTTGTGGGAGAAGAAATGCATCGATCGACATAAAAACAAAGGACGCAGAAGAAAGCAGgtgaaacaaaaggaaaaacaatacCAAATTTGCTAGAACTAAGCTTTCTGATTGCAATCACTTCCTACATGTTCAAACTTTGAACGCACTTGACAATAAGGTGTGGACATAAACTAATGTTGGCTAGCTACTCATTCTGAGCTTGCCGTTCTCAGAATGGGACTTGGAACCAACTTTTCAGGTCAATCAGGAATTGAAAGGCAGGTAAGGCCTGTATCAAATAAGTTAGGGACATTGATGACAAACATGCGCCATATATGGTCAGAAGCAGCAAGTCACTCAAGACATACTTCGACATTACCATTCAAACATCACGGATACAATCAAAATTCAATAATACGCATAGACAACAGAGATCAATCTATCAACAAACAATCGATACTGAAGATCTCCATAAAATCAACACAGATACGATCAAACAATTTGTGCCTTCCTATGCACTCAAGTTCCATAGTTTAGACTAGATTAGAgcattaatcaaatcaaaacgcaaATGCTGAAGGTGGAATTCTAGCATTTTAGTCGGCTAAGTTCGATGACAAATGCTATAGCTAATATTTACTGAAACTCAAAGACACattccatttgattttgaacttCGAATTCCAAATTCAAGATGAAGAACAATTACAGCTGAACAAGAAATGTAGTGCCAAAACAACAATGACTAACATTTGCATACCTCAATCTGGGAAAGATCCGATAACGGGTCCGATCCACGTCTTGTGTTATCCGGCGACTTGACAACACCAGAGCTGATTCTAGCAGCAACAGGGTCATTGGGAGGTGGTGGCAGAGCCGACCTAACTTTCCCGGACCCAGGTGGCGGAGCCAACCCCAAACTAATAGGTTTTGCCTTCGCCGTCCCGGATAGCCCGGCGGCGGACAGCATCCCGGCCCCACTCGTCGGCTTCGGCTTCACATTTATCCTTATCGTTTCACCTTCCTTCAGATCCCCAAAACTGACATAAATAAACGAAATTGCTCACTAAAAATgtgaaattaaagtaaaaacttTCATACTTTCAATCTATGATTGAGGGCGGGATGAATATCGATGTGGCCCTCGTCGCTGGTTTCGCCGCCGTTGCTCTCCTTCTCGTGCTCCCTCTTCACGTACTTCTCGTGGTCCGAAAGCGCCACGTTGAAATCGAACGCTTCGTTCCGCTCCGCGAACCCTAGCCCGATGAAGGCGTGCTTCCCGGTGCCGTCCTCGATCTTGAGTACGAAGTAGCGCGACGAGTCGAGGACGGTCTCGACTGAGGTCTCGCGCTGGCCCGGGTGGACAAAGCAGGCGGCAAAGAGCTCGCTGGAGTTCGGATCCTCCAGCCGGATCTCGCACCGGTCCTTGCACGACACGACCCGGAGCCGACCGGACCAGATCTTATCAGACTGGAGCCACTCGCCGCACTTGTATCCGCCGGAAGTGCTCCGCGGCGGGATTTTGAAGACTGCGACCTCCCGGACCACGAGCAGCGTGTGCTCGAacgcctcctcctcctcgtcgAACGACATCGTTTCGGGATCGAACTGGGGGCAGAAAGCTTCGAGCTTTTCCGGATTCTGGTCGAGCAATGCGGCTGATAATTCgagtaaattacaaaaaatatattttttttttggggatcaAATTTTTGGTGAGGGAGTTAGTGATTTGGATTTGGggagaatttgagatgaatttTGACGTGAACTCGAAGTAATGGGGAAATGGTGGGCGGCAGGTTTCAAATGAGAAGAGTTTGCAGCGAGTCGTGGGTTCGAAGGTGAATGACAGAGTTTGCTTGAATGGTCAACTGGATTTTGTCTAAAGTAGATAATGTGATATTACCCCTTTACCCTTTTAGCTCAATCTCAATTGTGAAGTAAATCAAACTCAAGACGTGCTGACGTTTAGCTGATCCACAAGGCCAACAAGTTATAAGAAATTACGAGACGCTCATCTACCTTGGTGTCAATCGAATCAAGTACCTGATGATTGTAACATAAAACTAACAAGTTACGAGAGATCTGATTACATTTCAGAGTATCAATAACAATTTCATAAAAATATGGCTCTCAATCTCTTACTTACTATTGAATTGGGCCTATTGGGCTTCAGATTTTAGGAAATTTCAATAAAAGCAAAGTGGTCGGAGTTCGGGCTTTGTTATCTGGGCCAAGAGTTTGGGTTTCGTTTTGGCAATAAGCAACAGTGGAGGGGTAATTTCGGAAACTAATCCAGCCTATATCTCCGCGAGCCTTCACTGACCTTAAACCCTAGCGCGGACGCCAAGCACTTTCTCATCCGCCTACTTTTTGGAGCTCTCAGGTACGAATTTAATATGTTTTTTCTGAACAATTTCTTATCTTTTCTCCTTAATAATTcataattttcatgttttaaaaCCTCCAAGTTCAAGATTACTTAAccattttttgataaaattcgAGATTTTTTAGcgccaaaaaataaatatcgaGAAATTTTCTAGGGATTTTACTAGTTGGAATTAATGGGTTGATTTCAATCGGAAAATTTTCagtggggtttttttttaataaggatTTCTGTGAGGGTTTCATGGAGAATTGCTTTTAATTTTCAGCAGTTTGAAGAAAAAGGCAGGCAGCATGTATCTTCAGTACTACATAAACGAGAATGGCAACAAAGTGTACACCACCAAGGTATGTGATGATGATGAGTGTTTTGGGTTGTTGTTAGAACACGTAGTGACTTGCCGGTGTATCGATTTTTGAGGTACTTACTGAACTTTTCATTTGCTTTTGTGAATGCAGAAGGAATCACCACTTGGGCATGCTACGCAATCTGCCCATCCCGGTAAGATGTTTGTGTCTTTTTTCGAGTTGTTATAAGCTTTTCTGCTTTGATAGTTGTCTGAATCGGTGGTTGCATTGATTGTTATGTTGTGATTAGTGAGGGTATTGTACCCTGTTGTTGATATAGTATGGGATCTTCACTGTTTACTGCTAGCGCGACGGTAGGAGACGGATGAAATCAAAAGTAGTCCTAAGTTCCTGGCTGGTTGTTTACTACGAATCCTTTGGCTATTTCTAGATGCTTGGGGTTGTAATCTTTCACGAGATTTTTCCAATCGTTGCTATTGTAAATGCAAAAGTATAAGATGGATTGCTGTAACTTACGTCTTCTCTGTTGCCTGATTGTTTCTGAATTCTCGATGTTGTGCTCTGAATGGTTGTGTTATGTGTGTACAAGTTGTGAGTTCTGTGATGATCTATTGTCTGTTACTCTTCTTAATGTTCCGTGCGAAAAGCGTTCAAGTTCTTTTTTGTTACTAAACTGTTTCGTTCCCGTGATTAACTGCAGCCCGCTTCTCCCCAGATGACAAATATTCAAGGCAAAGGTATCTTCTGAAGAAGCGCTTTGGATTGTTGCCAACCCAGCAGTCACCTCTAAAGTACTGACTACTTCACATGTTTCGGCTGCTTTCACGTCGTCGTTTGATGTGTCTCGGAGCTTGAAGTTCTAATAGGTGTGTTATCTAGTTGAACCTTTTCGGGACTGTAACTGAATGTCTACCACCGGTATGTAGCGGCACCACAAATGATTGTGGACTGATGATCTGTTAAGGTTTTGCGAGTGTCGTAGATTTCTATTAATATGCGTTGCGATTTGCGAATATAGTTTCAGCCTTTATCTACCGAAGTTAAGGTACATATACAACCATGGATTTGATCGCACCTTAATCCAATTTCGGAGTTCATTTTAACCAATCGAAAGTGGGGGGAGGGGCATTCGAACTCAGGTGCCGAGGGTTCATCTGTACTAGCCAATGTTTGACAACCTCGTTGAACACCAAAGTTCTACAAAagattgcttaaaaaaatattgaggCTTTTTCCGCAACACAAGGGTGCCGGAGAAAGCCAGGTGCCAAAGgtaagatcatctccaaccgaaaggttCAGAGGGTTAGAGGGTCGAAAATGGTCCGAAAACCATCTCTAATTGAGGACTAGGTTAAAAGGCTCATGGATTTCACGGGacaaaaaaaggccaaaaaacCAACCGGCTAGCCATCTTCAGCTAGCTAgcccacttgtttttttttttttatcctttttgttcttttccatTTGCCCAACCCACTTTAGAGTttaggatttttattttttttatgccaagcccacttttt
This region includes:
- the LOC137729026 gene encoding uncharacterized protein At1g03900-like, whose translation is MSFDEEEEAFEHTLLVVREVAVFKIPPRSTSGGYKCGEWLQSDKIWSGRLRVVSCKDRCEIRLEDPNSSELFAACFVHPGQRETSVETVLDSSRYFVLKIEDGTGKHAFIGLGFAERNEAFDFNVALSDHEKYVKREHEKESNGGETSDEGHIDIHPALNHRLKEGETIRINVKPKPTSGAGMLSAAGLSGTAKAKPISLGLAPPPGSGKVRSALPPPPNDPVAARISSGVVKSPDNTRRGSDPLSDLSQIERNLPPTTGSGSTKTSAAGWAAF
- the LOC137729593 gene encoding H/ACA ribonucleoprotein complex subunit 3-like protein, whose translation is MYLQYYINENGNKVYTTKKESPLGHATQSAHPARFSPDDKYSRQRYLLKKRFGLLPTQQSPLKY